The genomic stretch taaaatgtCTGGAATTCTGGCCTGAATAACCAGAGAACAATAATCATCGGCAACTGACACCTTTTAGGGCctcaaagtgttgtaattgaagtggcTAGTTGAATTCGTAGCTGCTACCTACTGAGGATACACCGAATTCGCTAATTCTAATATTTGTCTTGTCATTACAagctacgaacaaatgcttATTTTAATTCGAAGATCTGCGAAGTAGAGGTGCTAATAATGTTTCATccgtatattttatttatattaataattgttcaaagcgctctaatgtctcAGCAAATaataatgcactgttagataaaaaattagaaaaatatcgtagtcctacgtcatgcggtcgtccTACTATTTTATCCTCGTAACGAAAATTTTTTGCATGTGAAGCTACAAGGATGTTGTACATTAGTTTAGGTTTCATCATAGAATTGTAGAATATTATTTAGTATTCCTGGTTCTATTCAAGTTAATTTACCAGTTTAAATGGAAGAGTATTGTCTGTTGTATGATGTTCAAGAATTTTTATATTCCTTCCAAAGACAAGTTGAAGTTATATCCCTTGAAATGTATGGAATGTGACTCTAGACACTTCGTAGTTGCgggagaaataaaaatgaattagtTCTTTCAGTGTTTAGGGTTTCTTGAGACAAATGCGCAATTATTTGAGGTCacttttagtatatttcaaatTGATTCAGCGGTCTAGATTTTTCATCAGGTTTTCGTGGTTTTATCATTTGACTAATAACTCTAATCCTGCTCTCAATAGTGTTCGAAGGCGTACATCCACTCTAGAATGCGAGCAAAGACATCGGAATTCTTAAAGGTGCTCAACCGTGCTCGTCCAGAGCCGAAAAATACGGAAAAGAAAACAATCACGTAAGTtactgttagaaaaaaaataacaccttCCACTTCTAATCTTCTCCTATTTTGCTGTTTCCAGTGGCCGAACATTCATAAGAAAAGAATGATTTTGGAACTCGTCTTAGTTAttaaatgtgtaagtaaaaaattattaataatgaaaagcaaaaaaaaaccaagcCAGACATATAGCGATTGTATCAAAAAGGAAGGAATGAATGAACAAGCGAACAAGTGCTTTCCGTTGTGCATATATTTTGAAGAGTACTGGGGTAACTTGTAGATGAgagcatacttttgcatcaaaTATTACGAATAATGAAAACTAAGCATttaaaggaagaaaaaaaagataaaaacaagtttgaaaacGCAACATGTATTTGTATGCATTCTGAAATACTAATTAGGAACTTTAGCAGTAAATTCCTTGATCGCCGCTGCCAACAACAAAAGAATTACAGTTATTATAAAACTAACTATAATAAATCcatttttaatgaaatttaaatattttatttaaataaagaaaCAAATTGCAATTAACTTCGAATGAATGCATAATGGACAGACACtactaaaatattgaagtaCACAAAAGCAATCAAGCGGAAGTACGCGACGAAACCTGCAGAAGAGTATGTCAAACAATGTGAGTAAGAAGAGCAAACGTAGAGGATTGTTTTTGGGATACTACCTATTATCGCATCAACGTTTTATACTCCTGGTGACTGCAAAGATGGGTATTGAAATTACTGGTGCAAAGGATAGGTTTTTGATACCAATGTAGTGTCGTTGTAATCTAAGAAATAATCCATGAAATGTGTCGCACAATTCGGAGATTATAGacgaacccaaaaaaaaaaaaaaaaaaacaaaaccgtgaaaaatttattgaaaagtcCAATCCCCAAACTCTAGTGTAAAGCAGTAATTAATGATTAGGGAACGAATTACACAAAGAACTACCGCATAGGATGGTTGTTCATCACTTTGTGGAAACTAGTTTATTCGAAAACCGTGTGAAGAGCGAGAGAATCGTTTCCGTTTCCTAGCATTACCCTGTGGACTGATGCACTTGTCCGTTAGCTAATctagattttctaaattaatTTCCCGGTATTCCGATAGAAGATTTTCCGAAAATGATGTTCATACCATGAAAATACAAACGTTGTTTATGGAGTACTCAGTTACAATGTTTAAACGCAAACTTGTGAGAAATCAGCGCGCAGTTTATTTTGGCTCTTAACCGAACAAGTTAGCGCTATAAAGTAATTAGAAATCGCGCGACTATAATGCTGTTTCAACCTAACAAACGAAACTTGGCGGTACGTTTGTACCCTGTCATAACAACTACGCGGCCGCTGTGAGGTGATAAAAATCGACACTGCGATCACCGCGGTAACCCATTGAAACTAATAAACTGAAACGTGTAAAATATAATCGAAACTGGGTTAAAATCCTCTAACGATGACATTTCACCCAAAAAGTTTcgaatttaggttttttgaaaCTACTAGCTCAAATAATCTGGCCTTCTACAATTTACATTCATAAATCTAATATCTAAAATCAGTTTCTCTAAACCGGTTGTGACTCATGAAACAATTTATTCAACAAACAACACACAATCAATCATTTATTAATTAAGTAATGTTCACCGGGTGCCACTCTTTATGTTTAAAATGCAACTTTACAATAACGTTGGATACTGCAAGATGACTTTGAAGccaacattttcaaattttcatacTCCATTGATCGAATTGTTATCGGCCTTTCCATCGACGTCTTTGCGCTTCGTCCTCTGCATTTCAACCAAAAATTCCTCACGCACTCTTTCCAGAGCTAATGAAAAAAACAGAAGAATGGTTGATACCAGACTTCACCAAGCCACGACGCTACAAACCTTTCATCAAATCCATGTCATCGATCTCAGTGTTGTTCAAACAATCCAAACGTTCGCGAAACTTTCGGGTCAATTTCTTTCGACGGTAGTCTGCTTCGATTTCTTGCTTAGTGCGTGGAATCCGGAAACGGATACAGCAGCAAAACATTATGATTACACCCAGTACCGCACCGAGGCAAAGAAATAGCAGCTGCCACACTCGCAGTCCCAAATTGGTTTCCTGCTCCAAGATGGCTTCGGCATCCTGGTTCATCGTGTTCGGTTACCTTACAAAATTGACGTAATACAGTTATAACGCGAGGAAGAGCAAGTGTGGTTGATTGGAGATCCTTATCGTCACTGCGGGATCATCCGCCGTTAGCTTTATAATGCTGCTGTATGCAGAACAGATCATATTTCATGCGCCAGGCGACTGT from Wyeomyia smithii strain HCP4-BCI-WySm-NY-G18 chromosome 3, ASM2978416v1, whole genome shotgun sequence encodes the following:
- the LOC129730217 gene encoding transmembrane inner ear expressed protein; translation: MNQDAEAILEQETNLGLRVWQLLFLCLGAVLGVIIMFCCCIRFRIPRTKQEIEADYRRKKLTRKFRERLDCLNNTEIDDMDLMKALERVREEFLVEMQRTKRKDVDGKADNNSINGV